From the genome of Brevibacterium sp. JSBI002, one region includes:
- a CDS encoding GuaB1 family IMP dehydrogenase-related protein has translation MRFISNDPNTDLTYSDVFLVPNSSALTSRFDVDLTTTDPTRSTTPLVAANMTAVSGRRMAETMARRGGLAVLPQDIPLTAAQETIAWVKSRDRIFESALRFSPEDTVLNALHVLAKRPHGFGVVVDDAGRLEGIINAADLRGVDRFTSVAELLNSSPHVIRASEVYWEDAAQLESLFESMTESRAEFAAVVDDENTVLGSLTPKSLLRSSIYTPNVDDRGRLKIAVAIGVNGAAVERAAALVEAGADVLVVDTAHGHQVKMLDTLSAIADAELGVPIVAGNVVTAEGVRDLVAAGADIVKVGVGPGAMCTTRMMTAVGRPQFSAVLECAEAARELGAYVWADGGVRYPRDVALALAAGASQVMVGSWFAGTHESPGDLLVDGEGRKYKESFGMASARAVANRTRAESAFARARKGLFEEGISSSTMYIDPESPGVEDLIDGITSGVRSSCTYAGAGDLGEFARLAAVGVQSAAGYEEGRPLSGSW, from the coding sequence ATGCGTTTCATCTCAAACGACCCGAACACCGATCTCACCTACTCCGATGTCTTCCTCGTGCCGAATTCGTCTGCGCTGACTTCGCGCTTCGACGTCGACCTCACGACGACCGATCCGACCAGGTCGACGACGCCGCTCGTGGCAGCGAATATGACCGCAGTGTCCGGTCGACGGATGGCGGAGACGATGGCCCGTCGAGGCGGACTGGCGGTACTGCCCCAGGACATTCCGCTGACCGCCGCGCAGGAGACCATCGCCTGGGTCAAGAGCCGCGACCGGATCTTCGAATCCGCACTGCGCTTCTCGCCCGAGGACACAGTGCTCAACGCCCTGCACGTGCTGGCCAAGCGTCCGCACGGCTTCGGCGTCGTCGTCGACGACGCGGGACGGCTCGAGGGCATCATCAATGCCGCGGATCTGCGCGGAGTCGATCGCTTCACCTCGGTGGCGGAGTTGTTGAACTCCTCACCGCATGTCATCCGCGCCTCCGAGGTCTACTGGGAGGACGCCGCGCAGCTGGAGTCCCTCTTCGAATCGATGACGGAATCACGAGCCGAGTTCGCCGCCGTCGTCGACGATGAGAACACGGTGCTCGGCAGCCTGACTCCGAAGTCGCTGCTGCGATCGTCCATCTACACCCCCAATGTCGACGATCGGGGACGGCTGAAGATCGCCGTGGCCATCGGCGTCAACGGTGCCGCGGTCGAACGTGCCGCTGCGCTGGTCGAAGCCGGTGCGGACGTCCTCGTCGTCGACACCGCCCATGGTCATCAGGTGAAGATGCTCGACACGCTGTCGGCGATCGCCGATGCCGAGCTCGGGGTGCCGATCGTGGCCGGAAACGTCGTCACCGCCGAAGGAGTCCGCGACCTCGTCGCTGCCGGCGCCGACATCGTCAAGGTCGGAGTCGGCCCGGGCGCCATGTGCACGACCCGGATGATGACCGCGGTCGGTCGTCCACAGTTCTCCGCAGTGCTCGAATGCGCCGAGGCGGCTCGCGAGCTGGGTGCCTACGTGTGGGCCGACGGCGGAGTCCGCTACCCCCGCGATGTCGCTCTGGCCCTGGCCGCCGGGGCCTCTCAGGTGATGGTCGGATCCTGGTTCGCCGGGACCCACGAGTCGCCCGGCGACCTGCTCGTCGACGGAGAGGGCCGGAAGTACAAGGAGAGCTTCGGCATGGCTTCGGCTCGGGCCGTGGCCAACCGGACCAGAGCGGAATCGGCCTTTGCGCGTGCTCGGAAGGGACTGTTCGAAGAGGGCATCTCTTCGTCGACCATGTACATCGACCCTGAATCTCCTGGGGTCGAGGACCTGATCGACGGCATCACTTCGGGCGTCCGCAGCTCCTGCACCTATGCCGGGGCCGGTGATCTCGGAGAATTCGCGCGTCTGGCCGCGGTCGGTGTCCAGAGCGCCGCCGGCTACGAAGAGGGCCGACCGCTGTCGGGAAGTTGGTAA
- a CDS encoding hemolysin family protein, protein MEWILLALALLLILGTGVFVAAEFSLLTLDRHTADKAVEEGVVGAKTLRRSMTHLSTQLSAAQVGITITTLLTGYLMEPSLGRLLAPLFEAWGVGPGLAAPLALTIALIVSTVGSMIFGELVPKNLAIAVPLATGRIAAPIQYVFSLVFKPVIAVLNGTANKILMSMGIEPQEEGSVGRSPEELTSLVRHSAEEGVLDEQTAGLLERTLSFSERTAEDVMTPRTRMSTVDKDTTARQIIEQARDTGFSRFPVADEDKDHIVGVVHVKQAFAVPPSNRDDAYAGGLMTEVREIPETQRLDPLLLELRATGLQMAVVVDEFGGTAGVVTLEDVVEELVGEVADEHDRMRVAARPARDGSWIVPGQLRPDEISSTIGVNIPEDSDYETMAGFVLKELGRIPEPGDEVCMEDARIVVERMHGRRIERLRVVLRAADAGGFETGGETR, encoded by the coding sequence ATGGAATGGATACTCCTCGCCCTCGCACTGCTGCTCATCCTCGGCACCGGAGTCTTCGTCGCAGCCGAATTCTCGCTGCTGACGCTTGACCGCCACACAGCCGATAAGGCGGTTGAAGAAGGTGTCGTCGGCGCGAAGACGCTTCGGCGTTCGATGACCCACCTGTCCACCCAGCTCTCGGCAGCGCAGGTGGGCATCACGATCACCACTCTGCTCACCGGTTACCTCATGGAACCGTCCTTGGGCAGGCTGCTGGCGCCGCTGTTCGAGGCCTGGGGCGTCGGCCCCGGCCTCGCGGCCCCGCTGGCGCTGACCATCGCCCTCATCGTCTCCACCGTGGGATCGATGATCTTCGGAGAGCTCGTGCCGAAGAACCTCGCCATCGCTGTGCCGCTGGCGACCGGTCGCATCGCCGCACCGATCCAGTACGTCTTCTCGCTCGTCTTCAAACCCGTCATCGCCGTCCTCAACGGCACGGCGAACAAGATCCTGATGTCGATGGGCATCGAGCCGCAGGAAGAAGGTTCGGTGGGGCGTTCCCCGGAGGAGCTGACCTCACTCGTGAGGCACTCCGCCGAAGAGGGCGTGCTCGATGAGCAGACAGCAGGTCTGCTGGAGAGGACTCTGAGCTTCTCCGAACGCACCGCGGAAGACGTGATGACTCCGCGCACGCGCATGTCCACGGTGGACAAGGACACCACGGCTCGGCAGATCATCGAACAGGCCCGGGACACCGGATTCTCCCGGTTTCCCGTGGCTGACGAGGACAAGGACCACATCGTCGGAGTAGTTCACGTCAAACAGGCTTTCGCCGTGCCTCCGAGCAACCGCGACGACGCCTACGCAGGAGGGCTGATGACCGAGGTCCGTGAGATCCCGGAGACGCAGCGCCTCGACCCGCTGCTCTTGGAGCTGCGCGCCACCGGCCTGCAGATGGCTGTGGTCGTCGATGAGTTCGGCGGCACAGCCGGAGTGGTCACTCTCGAGGATGTCGTCGAGGAGCTCGTGGGCGAGGTCGCCGATGAGCATGATCGGATGCGCGTCGCGGCACGACCGGCTCGCGACGGCTCCTGGATAGTGCCCGGTCAGCTGCGACCCGATGAGATCTCGTCGACGATCGGGGTCAACATCCCGGAGGACTCGGACTACGAGACTATGGCCGGATTCGTCCTCAAGGAGCTCGGAAGGATCCCCGAACCGGGTGACGAGGTTTGCATGGAGGATGCCCGCATCGTGGTCGAACGGATGCACGGACGACGCATCGAACGCCTCCGGGTGGTGCTGCGCGCCGCCGACGCGGGGGGTTTCGAAACCGGAGGTGAGACTCGATGA
- a CDS encoding hemolysin family protein: MSADWFGLVWLVVLLLGNSFFVAAEFAVVAAKRSQIEPRAAEGSAAAKTALYAMEHVSLMLAICQLGITVCSLLLGNVAEPAIHHLLAGPLEGLGIPAGLSSTISFVLALGVVTYLHVVIGEMVPKNLALAASGQAVMLLATPLVFLARVFGFVIRPLNGLANGVLHLFKIEARDEVNEAYTIEQVESIVAESKREGLLSDDTGLLKGAIEFSDKTASDIMVPMSELVTISDKVTPNELVTLVGKTGFSRYFVVGDDGYPQDYLHIKDVLYADTEEAFDAPVQSKRFRPLFTVTADDEVEEALAQMQKAGIHVARVIDSQAQVLGVLFLEDVLEELVGEVQDAMQRGRFDFRR; encoded by the coding sequence ATGAGCGCCGATTGGTTCGGACTGGTCTGGCTGGTCGTTCTCCTGCTGGGCAACTCCTTCTTCGTCGCCGCCGAATTCGCGGTGGTCGCTGCCAAGCGATCACAGATCGAGCCGCGAGCGGCAGAAGGCTCCGCGGCGGCCAAGACCGCTCTCTATGCGATGGAGCACGTGTCACTGATGCTGGCGATCTGCCAGCTCGGCATCACTGTGTGCTCCCTGCTTCTGGGCAATGTGGCCGAACCGGCCATCCATCACCTGCTCGCCGGTCCCCTCGAGGGCCTGGGCATTCCCGCCGGACTGTCCTCGACGATCTCCTTCGTCCTGGCGCTCGGCGTCGTCACCTACCTGCACGTGGTCATCGGTGAGATGGTGCCGAAGAACCTGGCGCTGGCCGCCTCCGGCCAGGCCGTGATGCTGCTGGCGACACCGCTGGTGTTCCTGGCGCGGGTCTTCGGTTTCGTCATTCGTCCCCTCAACGGCCTGGCCAATGGGGTCCTCCACCTGTTCAAGATCGAGGCCCGTGACGAGGTCAATGAGGCCTACACGATCGAGCAGGTCGAATCGATCGTGGCCGAGTCGAAGCGCGAAGGACTGCTCAGTGATGACACGGGGCTGCTCAAGGGGGCCATCGAGTTCAGCGACAAGACTGCGTCCGACATCATGGTCCCGATGTCCGAACTCGTCACGATCTCGGACAAGGTGACCCCGAACGAGCTTGTGACCTTGGTCGGCAAGACAGGCTTCTCCCGCTACTTCGTCGTCGGTGACGACGGGTATCCGCAGGACTACCTCCACATCAAGGATGTCCTCTACGCGGACACCGAAGAGGCCTTCGACGCTCCGGTGCAGAGCAAGCGCTTCCGCCCCCTGTTCACGGTCACTGCCGATGACGAGGTCGAAGAGGCGCTGGCGCAGATGCAGAAGGCGGGAATCCATGTCGCCCGCGTCATCGACTCGCAGGCGCAGGTCCTCGGCGTGCTGTTCCTCGAGGACGTGCTCGAAGAGCTCGTCGGCGAAGTCCAGGACGCGATGCAGCGGGGACGATTCGACTTCCGCCGCTGA
- a CDS encoding D-alanyl-D-alanine carboxypeptidase family protein — MSSELSTVEAPQVRRRDLRKQNASSQVSTINSSHPVTSQSRNSASAVLSPRRAAMAAEARAAAGSPRRAAMAKEASRPMTPAGHTSTLAAAQLGNRGSDGSLLRSVRRRQVTTLSALATVSVTGTAIAAVMVAGNMSGNQEVKVDDTAAQSQPRAINAESVSADIKVDDDDKTSMTIGAPSAKQTKVDAASRAITKTVLPGCDEAAPKGEASNGELPDGWLCEIGVGNHKLRSDAAVSFAKMNAAFKKDTGKDLAVTDSYRSLESQVSVAARKPGFAARPGTSNHGWGLALDLGAGTQNGTGQQYEWLVANAEKFGWENPDWAKRNSYELWHWEYVPGRKAMKGA, encoded by the coding sequence ATGTCGAGTGAGCTCTCGACCGTCGAGGCGCCGCAGGTCCGCCGACGTGATCTGCGGAAGCAGAACGCCTCTTCGCAGGTTTCGACGATCAACTCTTCGCATCCCGTGACATCGCAGTCGCGGAACAGCGCATCCGCAGTCCTTTCACCTCGTCGCGCGGCGATGGCAGCCGAGGCCCGCGCAGCAGCGGGCTCACCGCGACGGGCAGCGATGGCCAAAGAGGCTTCTCGGCCGATGACCCCTGCGGGTCATACGTCGACGCTGGCCGCTGCTCAGCTCGGCAACCGCGGTTCCGACGGTTCGCTGCTGCGCTCGGTCCGCCGCCGTCAGGTCACCACATTGTCCGCTCTGGCCACCGTCTCGGTCACCGGTACCGCCATCGCTGCCGTGATGGTCGCCGGCAACATGAGCGGCAACCAGGAAGTCAAGGTCGACGACACGGCCGCACAGTCCCAGCCACGTGCGATCAACGCCGAATCGGTCTCCGCCGACATCAAGGTCGACGACGATGACAAGACCTCGATGACCATCGGCGCCCCGAGCGCCAAGCAGACCAAGGTCGACGCGGCATCTCGCGCGATCACGAAGACCGTTCTGCCCGGCTGTGACGAAGCAGCGCCGAAGGGCGAGGCGAGCAACGGCGAGCTGCCCGACGGATGGCTGTGTGAGATCGGCGTGGGCAACCACAAGCTGCGCTCCGATGCGGCTGTGTCGTTCGCGAAGATGAACGCTGCCTTCAAGAAGGACACCGGCAAAGACCTCGCAGTCACCGACTCCTACCGGTCGCTGGAATCACAGGTCTCCGTCGCCGCACGCAAGCCCGGCTTCGCAGCTCGTCCCGGAACCTCCAACCACGGTTGGGGCCTGGCACTGGACCTCGGCGCGGGAACGCAGAACGGAACCGGCCAGCAGTACGAATGGCTCGTCGCCAACGCTGAGAAGTTCGGGTGGGAGAATCCGGACTGGGCCAAGCGCAATTCCTATGAGCTCTGGCACTGGGAATACGTGCCCGGCCGCAAGGCTATGAAGGGTGCCTGA
- a CDS encoding ABC transporter ATP-binding protein codes for MSEPAEEPVQTSAGDDEIVLRAQGLRKSFGRGDTAVDALDDISVDFESGRFTAIMGPSGSGKSTFMHVLAGLDRVDSGSIIMRGQDITRLNDRQLTQLRRDRVGFIFQAFNLVPTLSAEQNIELPVSLARKKIDRQWKAEVVERLELGDRLQHRPHELSGGQQQRVAVARALLTRPDVIFADEPTGNLDSHAGAEVLSLLGRATTLYGQTIIMVTHDPVAASHAGRVVLLKDGRATGEVRQPTRESVVTALSELSSL; via the coding sequence ATGTCGGAACCTGCTGAAGAACCCGTCCAGACCAGCGCGGGGGACGATGAGATCGTCCTCCGAGCGCAGGGACTGCGCAAGAGCTTCGGTCGCGGTGATACGGCAGTCGACGCTCTCGACGACATCAGCGTCGACTTCGAATCGGGACGCTTCACCGCCATCATGGGGCCCTCCGGGTCCGGAAAATCGACGTTCATGCATGTGCTTGCCGGGCTCGACCGTGTCGATTCGGGTTCGATCATCATGCGGGGCCAGGACATCACCCGTCTCAACGACCGGCAGCTGACTCAGCTGCGGCGTGACCGCGTGGGCTTCATCTTCCAGGCCTTCAACCTCGTCCCGACGCTGAGCGCTGAACAGAACATCGAACTGCCGGTCTCACTGGCCCGGAAGAAGATCGATCGCCAGTGGAAGGCCGAAGTGGTCGAACGCCTCGAACTCGGCGATCGTCTGCAGCATCGTCCGCACGAGCTCTCCGGCGGTCAGCAGCAGAGAGTCGCCGTGGCCCGGGCTCTGCTGACGCGGCCGGATGTCATCTTCGCCGACGAGCCCACAGGAAACCTCGACTCCCACGCCGGAGCGGAGGTCCTGTCCCTGCTCGGTCGGGCCACGACCCTGTACGGGCAGACGATCATCATGGTCACCCACGACCCCGTCGCGGCATCTCACGCCGGGCGGGTCGTCCTGCTCAAAGACGGGCGAGCCACGGGTGAAGTCCGTCAGCCGACGCGAGAGAGCGTGGTCACGGCGCTGAGTGAACTGAGTTCTCTGTGA
- a CDS encoding FtsX-like permease family protein: MIAVALAQIRIHWARFLAIGLGIALASGFVATTLIINSSLQDSLEHAVGRSFENADLTGVPDRDVFVGGDEASPLLRPLAEVDGVATASLSARTVTTGRGSAFSESSFALSPVPADERLDTFEMVSGQRPEATTDLVLDTRTASDLNLGVGDEIRFTVDAVPVESGNDDMPIYRGSSQSSVTFSVVGIAEMGQDPALPGATRALTTASGYQEYFAQQGDVIAIQIALESGADPEAVRTQLQRVIDGSELNGSLEALSVDDAVKAKTDRLSGGNAVVTGLLLVFAGISVIVAILVVSNTFSVIVAGRRREFALLRCLGATRVQMYGSVVAEGLFVGLLGSIFGVLTGVAGSRGLMAVAVRYWPQEFPYDTLTVPVSALVSGVVIGALLTIVATIRPARSAIAVTPLEALQPFDASISPSTRARPRHLVGFGCIGLGVVLVIVSVYAVSASQLWILGGALGGGLVVTGLVISAAKIIPPVVAWTGEVLFSPWGVPGQLATLNTLRNPRRTAATATALIIGVTLVATILVGGMSTKATLSHGLDQRYPVDISVPLSGLVDDDQLDDVRGIPGVSTAVLAHRAEAVEDFKGSRPEIFVIDPDSAETVLGGAAANIVSGRVTVPEDYPSPTVRVKGLNEMSVPVHRDGLSSLAFFTTPDVGNDLGISATTTAVLVRLDEDVDVDEITRIRQSVAETLDVSSDEVGGSAVARGAYSELIDVLLAGAVALLFVSVVIALIGVSNTVSLSVIERRRENALMRALGLSLAQLRTLLALEAVLISSVAALLGLVLGGALGIVGTRLVTHDYSTDLIVDFSAPSFLGILGVAVVAGILSALAPARRASRLSPVEGLKLDF; the protein is encoded by the coding sequence GTGATCGCTGTCGCCCTCGCACAGATTCGGATCCACTGGGCCCGATTCCTCGCAATCGGCCTCGGCATCGCATTGGCTTCCGGATTCGTCGCAACAACCCTGATCATCAACTCCTCGCTGCAGGACAGCCTCGAACACGCCGTCGGCCGATCTTTCGAGAACGCCGACCTCACCGGCGTCCCGGACCGAGACGTCTTCGTCGGGGGAGACGAGGCGTCTCCGCTGCTGCGCCCCTTAGCCGAAGTCGACGGGGTGGCCACCGCGTCGCTGTCGGCCCGCACAGTGACCACGGGCCGAGGATCCGCATTCTCCGAAAGCTCTTTTGCGCTGTCTCCGGTGCCTGCCGACGAACGGCTCGACACTTTCGAAATGGTCTCCGGTCAGCGACCAGAAGCAACGACGGATCTCGTGCTCGACACGCGCACGGCCAGCGATCTCAACCTCGGAGTCGGCGATGAGATTCGCTTCACCGTCGATGCGGTCCCGGTGGAGAGCGGAAACGATGACATGCCGATCTACCGGGGTTCGAGTCAGAGCAGCGTCACCTTCTCCGTCGTGGGCATCGCCGAAATGGGGCAGGATCCGGCCCTGCCCGGTGCCACTCGAGCGCTGACGACAGCATCGGGCTATCAGGAGTATTTCGCCCAGCAGGGCGATGTCATCGCCATTCAGATCGCCCTCGAGAGCGGCGCGGACCCAGAGGCTGTGCGTACACAGCTGCAGAGGGTCATCGACGGTTCGGAACTGAACGGCAGCCTCGAAGCGCTCTCCGTGGACGATGCCGTAAAAGCGAAGACCGACCGCCTCTCCGGCGGCAACGCCGTCGTGACCGGTCTCCTGCTCGTCTTCGCCGGAATCTCCGTCATCGTCGCCATCCTCGTCGTCTCCAACACCTTCTCCGTCATCGTCGCCGGACGCCGTCGGGAATTCGCTCTGCTGCGCTGCCTCGGCGCCACCCGCGTGCAGATGTACGGCTCGGTCGTGGCCGAAGGGCTCTTCGTCGGATTGCTCGGGTCGATCTTCGGTGTGCTCACCGGGGTCGCCGGCAGTCGCGGACTGATGGCTGTGGCGGTGCGCTACTGGCCGCAGGAGTTCCCCTACGACACTCTCACCGTTCCCGTCTCCGCCCTGGTCAGCGGGGTCGTCATCGGTGCCCTGCTGACGATTGTGGCCACCATCCGACCGGCTCGCAGTGCCATCGCTGTGACCCCGCTCGAAGCACTCCAGCCCTTCGACGCTTCCATCTCGCCGAGCACCCGCGCTCGTCCGCGGCACCTCGTGGGTTTCGGCTGCATCGGGCTGGGTGTGGTTCTCGTCATCGTCTCGGTCTATGCGGTGTCGGCCTCTCAGCTCTGGATCCTCGGCGGAGCGCTGGGTGGGGGACTCGTGGTCACGGGGCTGGTCATCAGCGCGGCGAAGATCATCCCACCCGTCGTCGCGTGGACGGGGGAGGTGCTGTTCAGCCCTTGGGGCGTGCCCGGTCAGCTGGCGACCCTGAACACATTGCGCAATCCGCGTCGCACCGCGGCCACAGCCACGGCGCTTATCATCGGTGTGACCTTGGTGGCGACGATCCTCGTGGGCGGCATGTCGACGAAGGCGACGCTCAGCCACGGACTCGACCAGCGTTATCCCGTCGACATCTCCGTGCCGCTGTCGGGCCTCGTCGATGATGACCAACTCGACGATGTGCGCGGGATCCCCGGCGTGTCCACCGCGGTCCTCGCCCACCGCGCCGAGGCGGTCGAAGACTTCAAGGGCTCCCGTCCCGAGATCTTCGTCATCGACCCGGACAGCGCCGAGACCGTACTCGGAGGCGCGGCCGCGAATATCGTGTCCGGACGGGTCACGGTCCCCGAAGACTATCCTTCACCGACAGTGCGGGTGAAGGGGCTCAACGAGATGAGCGTGCCCGTGCACAGGGACGGCCTCTCCAGCCTCGCTTTCTTCACCACCCCCGACGTCGGCAACGATCTCGGCATCTCGGCGACGACGACGGCCGTGCTCGTCCGCCTCGACGAGGATGTCGACGTCGATGAGATCACCCGCATCCGCCAGTCCGTGGCCGAGACGCTCGACGTCTCCAGCGACGAGGTCGGCGGCTCGGCCGTCGCCCGGGGCGCCTATTCCGAACTCATCGATGTCTTGCTCGCCGGGGCCGTGGCTCTGCTCTTCGTCTCTGTGGTCATCGCGCTCATCGGCGTCTCGAACACGGTCAGCCTCTCCGTCATCGAGCGCCGCCGGGAGAACGCGCTGATGCGGGCGCTGGGGCTGAGCCTTGCGCAGCTGCGGACTCTACTGGCGCTCGAGGCGGTGCTCATCTCATCGGTGGCTGCACTGCTGGGACTCGTGCTCGGCGGTGCCCTGGGCATCGTCGGCACACGGTTGGTCACCCACGACTACTCCACCGACCTCATCGTCGACTTCTCTGCCCCGTCCTTCCTCGGCATCCTCGGCGTGGCGGTCGTCGCCGGCATCCTCTCCGCTCTGGCACCGGCCAGGCGAGCGTCCCGACTCTCACCGGTCGAAGGTCTCAAACTCGACTTCTGA
- a CDS encoding CynX/NimT family MFS transporter: MNSARIRILIVLGIVFAAFNLRPGVTGLSPLLDTMGEEIELSAVFLAVIGMLPPLLYGISGFITPRLYARFSGLGLTLAAMVLVMIGLGVRSVIDSPSLFLALSVLALLGMGIGNVVLPPLVKSYFPDRVALMSTVHVGLLQFGTFIPPLVAVPLASGVGWRGSLLVWAGFAALGAVVWIVIRMARPAPAAEVAVAVVGGSELSRLLHSPRAWALMTMTGLTSFNNFILFTWLPGLLTRSGFDAAFGGAMLALVTAIPLVLGFVLPTLAQKMTSAYPIVVGFCLSLAVGYLGLWLLPTAAPVLWTVLLGIGISTFPLALTLITLRARNAEAAASLSGFVQGGGYLLAATGPLIFAFLLQSFDSMWQAFVVVLASVAVKFFVSHAACRPGAI; the protein is encoded by the coding sequence ATGAACTCCGCGCGCATCCGCATTCTGATCGTCCTCGGAATCGTCTTCGCTGCCTTCAATCTGCGCCCCGGAGTCACCGGGCTCTCGCCTCTGCTCGACACCATGGGCGAAGAGATCGAACTGAGCGCGGTGTTCCTGGCCGTCATCGGCATGCTGCCGCCGCTGCTCTACGGCATCAGCGGCTTCATCACCCCGCGGCTCTATGCCCGCTTCTCCGGACTCGGCCTGACCTTGGCCGCCATGGTGCTGGTCATGATCGGACTGGGTGTCCGCTCGGTCATCGATTCGCCGTCGCTGTTCCTGGCGCTGAGCGTGCTGGCCCTGCTGGGAATGGGCATCGGAAACGTCGTCCTCCCGCCCCTGGTGAAATCGTATTTCCCCGACAGGGTGGCCCTCATGTCGACCGTGCACGTCGGGCTCCTCCAGTTCGGGACGTTCATTCCGCCGCTCGTGGCGGTTCCCCTCGCCTCCGGTGTCGGTTGGAGAGGGTCACTGCTCGTCTGGGCCGGTTTCGCGGCTCTGGGTGCGGTCGTGTGGATCGTCATCCGCATGGCCAGGCCCGCACCCGCCGCCGAGGTGGCCGTCGCCGTCGTCGGCGGCAGTGAGCTCTCCCGCCTCCTGCACAGCCCTCGGGCCTGGGCGCTGATGACGATGACGGGTCTGACGTCGTTCAACAACTTCATCCTCTTCACCTGGCTGCCGGGTCTGCTCACCCGCTCCGGGTTCGATGCTGCCTTCGGCGGGGCGATGCTCGCGCTGGTCACAGCCATCCCTCTCGTCCTCGGATTCGTCCTGCCGACCCTGGCTCAGAAGATGACTTCGGCATATCCCATCGTCGTCGGCTTCTGCCTCAGCCTGGCCGTGGGGTACCTGGGTCTGTGGCTGCTGCCGACAGCGGCTCCCGTGCTGTGGACAGTGTTGCTGGGCATCGGCATCTCCACGTTCCCACTCGCTCTGACACTCATCACCCTCCGGGCGCGAAACGCCGAGGCGGCGGCTTCCCTGTCCGGCTTCGTCCAGGGCGGCGGGTATCTCCTCGCGGCCACCGGCCCGCTGATCTTCGCCTTTCTCCTCCAGAGCTTCGACAGCATGTGGCAGGCATTCGTCGTGGTGCTCGCCTCGGTGGCCGTCAAATTCTTCGTCAGCCACGCCGCCTGCCGACCCGGCGCCATCTGA
- a CDS encoding DALR anticodon-binding domain-containing protein, which translates to MTPEDLQTALARALATAEAGLVAPGFAMQIDVLAPNRSELGDWTTPVALRAAAAPEQRTELAAHLCTELRALTGVADAVIAGPGFVNVTLTPAGRAHVLSDIITAAGETDSIEGAEQDGSPLRTLLVAADRESAQAPVTGDHDRDVDPVAVNSLQRGHAAACREQRRAHRAGIPSEAVDAAGLEDPSETRMLNAVAGLPSALERSRRLGENDLFVNALIDLGDAVEDWIRRCPVTPTVDEDITVTHASRLFALRAVIIVLAAGLRQLGASAPERI; encoded by the coding sequence GTGACCCCGGAAGACTTGCAGACTGCACTCGCGCGCGCCTTGGCGACGGCCGAGGCAGGCCTCGTCGCACCGGGGTTCGCCATGCAGATCGACGTCCTGGCTCCGAACCGTTCCGAACTCGGTGACTGGACGACGCCCGTGGCGCTGCGCGCCGCCGCTGCACCCGAGCAGCGGACCGAGCTCGCCGCACATCTGTGCACCGAACTGCGTGCCCTGACCGGGGTGGCGGATGCCGTCATCGCCGGGCCCGGCTTCGTCAACGTGACCCTCACTCCCGCTGGCCGAGCACATGTGCTCAGCGACATCATCACTGCAGCGGGGGAGACCGATTCGATCGAGGGAGCGGAACAGGACGGGTCGCCGCTGCGCACGCTGCTCGTCGCTGCGGACCGGGAATCGGCACAGGCGCCTGTCACCGGCGACCACGACCGTGACGTCGACCCGGTCGCGGTGAACAGCCTGCAGCGCGGCCATGCCGCCGCCTGCCGGGAGCAGCGGCGGGCGCACCGAGCGGGAATCCCGTCCGAGGCCGTCGACGCGGCGGGACTCGAGGATCCGAGCGAGACGCGAATGCTCAATGCCGTGGCGGGACTGCCGTCAGCGCTGGAACGCTCGCGCCGCCTCGGCGAGAACGATCTGTTCGTCAACGCTCTTATCGACCTCGGCGATGCCGTCGAGGACTGGATCCGCCGCTGTCCGGTCACTCCGACGGTCGATGAGGACATCACCGTCACCCATGCCTCCCGGCTCTTCGCTCTGAGAGCCGTCATCATCGTCCTCGCCGCAGGACTACGACAATTGGGCGCTTCGGCCCCGGAGAGGATCTGA